In Vibrio alginolyticus NBRC 15630 = ATCC 17749, the sequence CCGTGGCGACTACGGCGGCTATAAAGACGACCAAGGCACACATCACCTCAACGTATTGGACTTCCAACGCGATATTCGTACTTGTCCAAAACCAGTGATCGCATCGGTAGCTGGTTGGGCTGTTGGCGGTGGTCATGTACTGCATATGATGTGTGATCTAACAATTGCAGCTGACAACGCTCAATTTGGTCAAACAGGCCCTAAAGTGGGTTCATTTGACGGCGGTTGGGGCGCATCTTATATGGCTCGTATCGTAGGCCAAAAGAAAGCTCGCGAAATTTGGTTCCTATGTCGTTTCTACAATGCTCAAGAAGCGGTAGACATGGGCCTAGTAAACACAGTTGTACCACTAGCGGATCTAGAGAAAGAAACCGTTCGTTGGTGTCGTGAAGTACTACAGCACAGCCCAATGGCATTGCGCTGCCTGAAAGCTGCATTAAACGCAGATTGTGATGGTCAAGCGGGTCTGCAAGAGCTAGCGGGTAACGCAACGATGATGTTCTACATGACTGATGAAGGCCAAGAAGGTCGTAATGCCTTTAACGAGAAGCGTCGCCCAGACTTCGATAAATTCCCTCGCAACCCATAATCCGTCTAAATGAGGAGCGTGTTAGCTCCTCTGTTACTTTTTTCCTGAGCGCCTCGCCCTCTGGGAGGCTGGTGGGATTGCTCGTCAGAACGCTCAAATATACGGCATTACATAGGACTTGAATTATGCGTGAAGCGAAAATTTATCGTTATAGCTTGCCCATGGATAGTGGTGTCATCCTACGTGACAACAAGCTAACCGAACGTGTTGGTTATGTTGTTGCGCTTTCCGAAGATGGTAAAACAGGGCTTGGAGAAGTCGCTCCTCTTCCTTGTTTTAGCTTAGAGAGCACCGAAGATGCGGGTGTTCAGCTACAAGAACAGGCGGAGCGTTGGGTAGCAGAGTTGGATGTGGATTATGCCAAGATGTACCCGTCGGTTGCGTTTGGTTTATCGATGGCACAGCTTGAATTAGCTGGTGGCTTACCACAACAAGGTAAATACCAAACAGCGCCACTATGCACTGGCGACCCAGATGAGCTCATTCCAAAGCTGAACGAGATGGAAGGTGAGAAAGTCGCTAAGGTGAAAGTTGGACTTTATGAGCCAATTCGCGATGGCATGCTTGTGAACCTTTTTCTTGAATCAATCCCTCAATTAACGCTTCGACTCGATGCCAATCGCGCTTGGACACCAGAAAAAGCGCAGCAGTTCGCTAAGTACATTGCTCCGTCTCTGCGTCAACGAATCACGTTTCTAGAAGAGCCGTGCCGCTCTCCTGGCGATAGTCTCTCTTTTGCGATTAATACTGGTATTGCTATCGCTTGGGATG encodes:
- the menC gene encoding o-succinylbenzoate synthase — translated: MREAKIYRYSLPMDSGVILRDNKLTERVGYVVALSEDGKTGLGEVAPLPCFSLESTEDAGVQLQEQAERWVAELDVDYAKMYPSVAFGLSMAQLELAGGLPQQGKYQTAPLCTGDPDELIPKLNEMEGEKVAKVKVGLYEPIRDGMLVNLFLESIPQLTLRLDANRAWTPEKAQQFAKYIAPSLRQRITFLEEPCRSPGDSLSFAINTGIAIAWDETLQDAVRREDFRLEDLTGVKTIIIKPTLIGSVDFCITLIEKAKSLGMKAVISSSIESSLGLTQLARFAQWQLPDEVPGLDTIGLFKAQLEQGWPKCELPVLPLKDQEIVWHSA
- the menB gene encoding 1,4-dihydroxy-2-naphthoyl-CoA synthase, whose product is MAKTVGISEEELYAPVQWKDCGEKYEDIHYHKSEDGIAKITIARPQVRNAFRPQTVKEMIDALADARYDSGVGVIILTGLGEDAFCSGGDQKIRGDYGGYKDDQGTHHLNVLDFQRDIRTCPKPVIASVAGWAVGGGHVLHMMCDLTIAADNAQFGQTGPKVGSFDGGWGASYMARIVGQKKAREIWFLCRFYNAQEAVDMGLVNTVVPLADLEKETVRWCREVLQHSPMALRCLKAALNADCDGQAGLQELAGNATMMFYMTDEGQEGRNAFNEKRRPDFDKFPRNP